From a single Deltaproteobacteria bacterium genomic region:
- a CDS encoding alpha/beta fold hydrolase has product MPQVFTWPEGSVLRTPEERFANLPDYSYEPQYVEIEGLRMAYVEHGSGDPILMLHGEPTWGFLYRRMIPPLSSVGRVIVPDLIGFGRSDKPVADNAYSYKSHVRWMRAFIKALDLERIMLICQDWGGLIGIRTLAQMPDLFARLVAMNTGIPDGAGSTKAFRAWRRLSQRVRELDMPQLMRQAVQRTLTDAEAAAYAAPFPSKDYQTCALLFPRLVPIRSNHPGAYDNRVAIEKLKTLDLPVLLPLADGDPVTRGFEGLMRGIFRNVAPSLPVKNAGHFIQEDAGEEVAEHVRVWMSETG; this is encoded by the coding sequence ATGCCACAGGTATTTACCTGGCCGGAAGGGTCGGTTCTGCGCACGCCCGAGGAGCGGTTTGCCAACCTGCCAGACTACTCTTACGAACCGCAGTACGTGGAAATCGAGGGGTTACGCATGGCCTATGTCGAGCATGGCTCCGGAGACCCCATCTTGATGCTGCACGGCGAACCGACCTGGGGATTTCTATACCGCCGCATGATCCCGCCGCTGAGTTCGGTCGGCCGCGTCATCGTGCCGGACCTGATCGGCTTTGGCCGCTCAGACAAACCGGTGGCGGACAATGCTTATTCTTATAAGTCGCATGTACGGTGGATGCGCGCCTTTATCAAGGCGCTTGATCTTGAGCGCATCATGCTAATCTGCCAGGACTGGGGCGGATTGATCGGTATTCGAACCCTGGCCCAGATGCCGGATCTCTTTGCCCGCCTGGTGGCCATGAATACCGGCATTCCAGACGGAGCGGGGTCTACCAAGGCCTTCAGGGCCTGGCGACGCCTTTCCCAGCGGGTACGAGAACTCGATATGCCGCAGCTTATGCGTCAGGCCGTGCAGCGGACCTTGACCGATGCGGAAGCCGCGGCCTATGCAGCACCCTTCCCTTCAAAGGACTATCAGACCTGCGCCCTGCTCTTCCCCCGGCTGGTGCCCATACGGTCGAACCATCCGGGCGCTTATGATAATCGGGTCGCCATTGAGAAATTGAAGACACTTGACCTGCCGGTGCTTCTGCCTTTGGCCGATGGCGATCCGGTGACGCGTGGATTTGAGGGTTTAATGCGCGGTATTTTCCGCAACGTCGCTCCTTCGCTGCCCGTTAAAAATGCCGGTCACTTCATCCAGGAAGATGCTGGAGAAGAAGTGGCTGAACATGTTCGCGTCTGGATGAGCGAAACCGGGTAA